From a region of the Gossypium raimondii isolate GPD5lz chromosome 10, ASM2569854v1, whole genome shotgun sequence genome:
- the LOC105777021 gene encoding polygalacturonase — MKLSGFNSLGFVLIVFVMLSACSTFAMTEFNVLNFGANLNGRTDSTNSFLKAWNAACGTADSTFIYVPKGRCLVGPLAFKGQCKSPQIIIRIDGTIVAPLDYGVLGKSDNWFSFEGVSGVSIIGRGIFDAKGPSLWACKAPNSNSCPSGARMFCKSNNIRINGLTSLNSQMFHIVINGCQNVHLRGVKIVAAGNSPNTDGIHVQLSRNVEILSTFIKTGDDCISIGPGTENLWIEQVTCGPGHGISIGSLAKDLKEEGVQNVTVKNTIFSNTQNGLRIKSWARPSSGYVQGVRFIGSVMTNIQNPIVIDQNYCPRNENCPGQVSGIKIKDIVYEDIRGTSSTPIAIEFDCSSKNPCTGIRLQNVNLTYLNKTTQSFCSNVVGKVFDLVRPNSCL; from the exons ATGAAGCTTTCTGGTTTTAATTCCCTTGGATTTGTTTTAATCGTGTTTGTTATGTTAAGTGCATGTTCAACATTCGCAATGACGGAGTTTAATGTTTTGAACTTTGGGGCTAACTTGAATGGTCGAACCGATTCGACCAACAGTTTCCTTAAGGCATGGAATGCAGCCTGTGGCACGGCAGACTCGACCTTCATATATGTGCCGAAAGGACGGTGTTTGGTGGGTCCATTGGCTTTTAAAGGCCAATGCAAAAGCCCTCAGATCATCATAAGAATCGATGGCACCATTGTGGCTCCTTTAGATTATGGAGTGCTGGGAAAGTCGGATAATTGGTTCAGCTTTGAAGGTGTGAGCGGCGTTTCTATAATTGGTCGAGGTATATTTGATGCTAAAGGACCTTCTCTTTGGGCTTGCAAAGCTCCCAACTCCAACTCATGTCCTTCTGGGGCCAGG ATGTTTTGTAAATCGAACAACATTAGGATTAATGGATTAACATCTTTGAATAGCCAAATGTTTCATATTGTGATCAATGGTTGCCAAAATGTGCACCTCCGAGGAGTTAAGATCGTCGCTGCTGGTAATAGTCCCAACACTGATGGCATCCATGTCCAATTATCGAGAAATGTGGAAATTTTAAGCACTTTCATTAAAACGGGAGACGATTGCATCTCAATCGGTCCTGGCACTGAAAATTTATGGATTGAACAAGTCACATGTGGTCCTGGTCATGGCATCAg CATCGGAAGTTTGGCAAAGGATTTAAAAGAGGAAGGAGTTCAAAATGTTACGGTGAAAAACACAATCTTTTCCAACACTCAAAATGGGTTGAGAATCAAATCATGGGCTAGGCCTAGTAGTGGATATGTTCAAGGGGTTCGATTTATAGGTTCTGTGATGACAAATATTCAAAATCCTATTGTGATCGATCAAAATTATTGTCCTCGCAATGAAAATTGTCCGGGTCAG GTTTCGGGAATAAAGATTAAAGATATTGTGTATGAAGATATAAGAGGAACATCTTCAACACCCATAGCTATAGAATTTGATTGTAGTTCTAAAAACCCGTGCACTGGAATAAGATTACAGAACGTGAATTTGACATATTTGAACAAAACAACTCAATCATTTTGTAGCAATGTGGTTGGAAAAGTATTTGATTTAGTTCGACCAAACAGTTGTCTGTAA
- the LOC105777020 gene encoding uncharacterized protein LOC105777020 produces MVFTCTFPCNPVFQFQRLFTRSRLQQHHSAPPLLPSNLKPSSSSSSSHHYSHTFSLIQDSAVIACLRANSAEQAMEAARAAVNGGIAVLEIVRSTPGVFEVLQALANEYPTKAFGVGTVLTAKDARTAIKAGAKFLMSPATVNDILDDVRDTDVLYMPGVMTPTEIYSAHNAGAKIVKIYPVSALGGVRYISAIRKPFSHIPMVASQGITIDSVGDYIAQGAISVVLSDAIFDKEAMSQNNFDVVNRLATSAALQGKTAVERKKR; encoded by the exons ATGGTTTTCACATGCACCTTCCCTTGTAATCCTGTATTTCAATTCCAAAGACTATTTACAAGGAGCCGTCTTCAACAACACCACTCAGCCCCTCCATTATTACCTTCCAATCTCaagccttcttcttcttcttcctcatctCATCATTATAGCCATACTTTTTCTCTCATTCAAGACTCTGCTGTTATTGCATGCCTTCGTGCCAACAG TGCTGAGCAGGCTATGGAAGCTGCTCGTGCTGCGGTTAATGGTGGCATTGCAGTT CTGGAAATTGTGAGATCAACCCCTGGTGTTTTTGAG GTCTTGCAGGCTCTGGCTAATGAATATCCAACTAAGGCCTTTGGT GTTGGGACGGTTTTAACTGCTAAGGATGCCAGAACTGCTATAAAGGCCGGGGCCAAGTTTCTTATGAGTCCTGCTACGGTGAAT GACATTCTAGATGATGTTCGAGACACTGATGTTCTATATATGCCTGGTGTAATGACCCCAACTGAA ATATACTCTGCTCATAATGCTGGTGCCAAGATTGTCAAG ATTTATCCTGTTTCCGCATTAGGTGGCGTACGATACATATCAGCAATTAGGAAGCCTTTTTCTCACATCCCCATGGTTGCTTCCCAGGGCATAACTATAG ATTCAGTAGGTGACTATATCGCTCAGGGAGCTATATCAGTCGTTTTATCGGATGCCATTTTCGATAAGGAGGCGATGAGCCAAAACAACTTTGATGTCGTAAATCGACTTGCCACATCTGCAGCTTTGCAGGGCAAAACTGCTGTAGAAAG GAAGAAAAGATAA
- the LOC105777019 gene encoding protein ELC-like → MVPPPSTPSLDSQQIQQFLSSVLSQRGPSSLPYTEDSKWLIRQHLLSLTSRYPSLQPKTATFTHNDGRSVNLLQADGTIPMPYQGVTYNIPIIIWLIESYPRYPPVVYVNPTRDMIIKRPHPHVSPSGLVSIPYLQNWIYPSSNLVDLVVNLGSAFSHDPPLYSQRRSNPNPNPPNYGQQQQPPPPRVAAAGYPPSPYGRAQPSQTEDAAEVYRRNAVNKLVEMVHGDIIKMRKEREAEMEGLFSAQGVLRKREEEVNKGLKEMQDEKEALEQQLQVVLMSTDVLAGWVRENEGKIKNLGNNNDNVDVDEVFHCADVLSKQMLDCTAADLAIEDVVYSLDKALQEGAVPFDQYLRNVRLLSREQFFHKATAAKVRAAQMQAQVASMAARAPHSNYAP, encoded by the coding sequence ATGGTCCCACCGCCGTCTACGCCGTCGCTTGACTCCCAACAAATCCAACAGTTTCTCTCCTCCGTCCTCTCCCAACGCGGCCCTTCTTCCCTCCCTTACACCGAAGACTCCAAATGGTTGATCCGCCAACACCTCCTTTCCCTCACCTCCCGCTACCCTTCCCTCCAACCCAAAACCGCCACTTTTACCCACAACGATGGCCGCTCCGTCAACCTCCTCCAAGCCGACGGCACCATCCCCATGCCTTACCAAGGCGTCACTTACAACATCCCCATCATAATCTGGCTCATTGAATCTTACCCTCGTTACCCTCCCGTTGTCTACGTGAATCCCACGCGCGACATGATCATCAAACGCCCCCATCCCCACGTTTCTCCCTCGGGGTTAGTTTCGATCCCTTATTTGCAGAATTGGATTTACCCAAGCTCTAATCTTGTTGATTTGGTCGTTAATTTAGGCTCTGCTTTTTCCCATGATCCCCCGCTTTATTCCCAACGTCGCTCCAATCCTAACCCTAACCCGCCTAATTACGGGCAACAGCAGCAGCCACCGCCACCGAGGGTTGCTGCCGCGGGTTATCCTCCTTCGCCTTATGGCAGGGCACAGCCGTCTCAGACGGAGGATGCTGCGGAGGTTTACAGGAGGAATGCGGTGAATAAGTTGGTGGAGATGGTTCATGGAGATATAATTAAGATGAGAAAAGAAAGGGAAGCTGAAATGGAAGGGTTGTTTTCAGCTCAAGGAGTGTTGAGAAAGCGAGAGGAAGAGGTCAACAAAGGGTTGAAAGAAATGCAAGATGAAAAGGAAGCTTTGGAACAGCAATTGCAGGTTGTTTTGATGAGCACCGATGTGTTGGCTGGTTGGGTTAGAGAGAACGAAGGGAAAATTAAGAACTTGGGGAATAACAATGACAATGTCGACGTCGACGAGGTGTTTCATTGTGCCGATGTGCTATCCAAGCAAATGTTGGATTGCACGGCTGCAGATTTAGCCATCGAGGACGTCGTTTATTCGTTGGATAAAGCCCTGCAAGAAGGGGCGGTGCCATTTGATCAGTATTTGAGGAATGTGAGGTTGTTGTCAAGGGAGCAGTTCTTTCATAAGGCTACTGCTGCCAAAGTTAGGGCAGCTCAAATGCAGGCTCAGGTTGCTAGTATGGCTGCACGAGCACCGCATTCAAATTACGCCCCATGA
- the LOC105777757 gene encoding uncharacterized protein LOC105777757: MEHHDMQAPRRGEMKHKGRNVVWSVAMDKCLIEALAIQAKNGNKIDKCFNENAYTAACIAVNSRFDLNLNNQKVVNRLKTIKKRYKVMRDMLSEEGFRWNPNTKMIECDSEDLWKSYVAAHPDAKGFRRKPIEMYDELKIVCGNYQAPSRWAKMKDGSHPVAYKNFEEDSASFVSPSSDGLSDTDGTQSYTGPPEYMQDVSQEPPPMEPLRQLPKRPRASDSLQEAMLAVASSIRRLADAIEQSKTTVNATELLDAVMEIDGLEEAKQMYAFEYLNADPIKARAFMTYNVRMRKTYLFRQFWWWK, translated from the exons ATGGAGCACCACGACATGCAGGCGCCTAGAAGGGGAGAGATGAAGCATAAAGGAAGAAATGTAGTTTGGTCGGTTGCAATGGACAAGTGTCTCATTGAAGCTCTGGCCATTCAGGCTAAAAACGGGAATAAAATCGACAAATGTTTCAACGAGAATGCTTATACTGCCGCTTGTATTGCCGTGAATTCTCGTTTTGATCTGAACTTGAACAATCAAAAAGTTGTTAACCGCCTTAAGACAATTAAGAAAAGATACAAAGTAATGAGGGATATGCTAAGTGAAGAAGGATTTCGGTGGAATCCGAATACGAAGATGATTGAATGTGACAGTGAAGATCTTTGGAAAAGCTATGTTGCG GCACATCCTGATGCAAAAGGGTTCCGAAGAAAACCAATCGAGATGTATGATGAACTAAAGATTGTTTGCGGAAATTACCAAGCACCTAGTCGTTGGGCAAAGATGAAGGATGGAAGTCATCCGGTTGCTTATAAGAATTTCGAAGAAGATTCTGCTTCTTTTGTATCACCGAGTTCAGATGGCCTAAGTGATACCGATGGAACACAGTCGTATACTGGGCCACCGGAGTATATGCAAGATGTTAGTCAAGAACCTCCTCCAATGGAGCCTCTCAGACAACTTCCAAAGCGGCCGCGTGCCTCGGATTCTCTTCAAGAGGCAATGCTGGCAGTGGCATCCAGCATTCGGCGGTTGGCCGATGCAATCGAGCAGAGTAAAACTACAGTCAATGCCACAGAATTGCTAGACGCTGTTATGGAGATCGATGGTCTGGAAGAAGCTAAACAGATGTATGCATTCGAGTATTTGAACGCTGACCCTATCAAAGCGAGAGCATTCATGACTTACAATGTTCGGATGAGGAAAACGTATTTGTTTAGGCAGTTTTGGTGGTGGAAATGA
- the LOC105777756 gene encoding caffeic acid 3-O-methyltransferase: MNSLENQLSSSYAMSEEEEAFGYAWYLRSSHMFSYVLDAAVQLGVFDILTKAGPDVKLSSNQIASEIRAKNPDAPSLLDRMLRLLACHGLVTCVSRKLDAGAGNGEDGERVYGVTLAGKAFVHDEHNGSLAVFTSDRADTEVWLRFKDLVLEGGNLFEKVHGMPAYQYKSLNPENAKRFDTAMTNLSKVIVKKILERYNGFQGVTTLVDVGGGYGVTLNMIISKYPSIKGINYDLPHVVQQAPSFPGIEHVGGDMFSTVPKADTIMMKEVLHNWDDEHCLKLLKNCYEALEEKGKVIVISFIMVEEAEASNAAKFISQLDLYMATQFGGKQRTEKQLKSMAMDAGFSSFQLKCLVFNVVAVMEFYK; encoded by the exons atgaattCACTCGAGAATCAGCTGAGTTCCTCGTACGCCATGtccgaagaagaagaagcattCGGTTATGCTTGGTATTTACGAAGCTCCCACATGTTTTCTTATGTTTTGGATGCCGCAGTTCAGCTCGGTGTCTTCGATATATTAACGAAGGCAGGTCCTGATGTGAAGCTTTCTTCGAACCAGATCGCGTCGGAGATTCGCGCGAAGAATCCTGACGCGCCTTCCCTTCTCGATCGCATGCTTCGGCTCCTCGCTTGCCATGGTTTAGTTACTTGCGTTTCGCGAAAGCTCGATGCCGGTGCGGGTAATGGAGAAGATGGTGAAAGAGTGTATGGGGTTACTTTGGCTGGTAAAGCTTTTGTTCATGACGAACATAATGGATCTTTGGCTGTTTTTACTAGCGACAGGGCCGATACTGAAGTCTG gtTACGGTTCAAAGATCTGGTCCTTGAAGGTGGAAATCTCTTTGAGAAAGTGCATGGTATGCCAGCATATCAATATAAGAGCTTAAATCCAGAAAATGCGAAGAGATTTGACACCGCAATGACAAATCTTTCGAAGGTAATAGTGAAGAAAATACTTGAGAGATACAATGGATTCCAAGGGGTAACTACTTTGGTAGACGTTGGGGGTGGATATGGGGTTACTCTCAACATGATCATCTCCAAATACCCTTCCATTAAAGGCATTAACTATGACTTGCCTCATGTTGTACAACAAGCCCCATCTTTCCCTG GCATTGAGCATGTAGGAGGAGATATGTTCTCAACTGTTCCCAAAGCAGATACCATAATGATGAAG GAAGTTCTTCACAATTGGGATGATGAGCATTGCTTAAAACTCCTAAAAAACTGCTACGAAGCATTAGAAGAGAAAGGGAAAGTGATAGTAATAAGTTTCATTATGGTTGAGGAAGCAGAGGCAAGTAATGCAGCCAAGTTTATTTCTCAATTGGATCTCTATATGGCTACGCAATTTGGTGGAAAGCAAAGGACTGAAAAGCAGTtaaagtccatggccatggatgctgggttttcaagctttcaaCTCAAGTGCCTTGTTTTCAATGTGGTTGCTGTCATGGAATTCtataaatga